From one Nonomuraea polychroma genomic stretch:
- a CDS encoding LysE family translocator, with protein sequence MYLLAFAGACVLVAMVPGVSTAIILRQTLRAGRGSGMAATLGNETGILLWGLAAAFGLSALLVASQLAYDVMRVAGAVVLVVMGAQSLWQARKGAPPPEVATAPGWRGAYLAGVGTCLANPKAAVFAMSFLPQFVPPGQNVPVTLVTLAVVWVLIDLLWYGLLVWAVAQAKEWLGRPAVRRTLERISGVVLIGLGVRLVVESR encoded by the coding sequence ATGTATCTTCTCGCGTTCGCGGGTGCGTGCGTCCTGGTGGCCATGGTGCCCGGGGTCAGCACCGCCATCATCCTGCGCCAGACCTTGCGGGCCGGCCGTGGCAGCGGCATGGCGGCCACACTCGGCAACGAGACCGGCATCCTGCTGTGGGGCCTGGCCGCCGCGTTCGGGTTGTCGGCGCTGCTGGTGGCCTCCCAGCTGGCCTACGACGTGATGCGCGTGGCCGGCGCCGTGGTGCTGGTCGTGATGGGCGCGCAGTCGCTGTGGCAGGCCCGCAAGGGCGCGCCGCCGCCTGAGGTGGCCACGGCGCCGGGGTGGCGCGGGGCGTACCTGGCGGGGGTCGGCACATGCCTGGCCAACCCGAAGGCGGCGGTGTTCGCGATGTCGTTCCTGCCGCAGTTCGTCCCGCCGGGGCAGAACGTGCCGGTCACGCTGGTGACGCTGGCCGTCGTGTGGGTGCTGATCGACCTGCTGTGGTACGGGCTGCTCGTCTGGGCGGTCGCCCAGGCCAAGGAGTGGCTGGGACGCCCGGCGGTGCGGCGCACGCTGGAGCGGATCTCCGGCGTCGTGCTGATCGGGCTGGGTGTGCGGCTGGTGGTCGAATCCAGGTGA
- a CDS encoding SRPBCC domain-containing protein yields the protein MNAVQASVTVPVDPATAFRIFTDEIDSWYVRGRHSWVDPDRAVGIRFQDGYLRELWSDGGHVDTGKIIMWEPPRRLVWADLINETGQMEIEVAFSPVDGGTEVVLEHRGLDTLPPDVAGRIRRGYSWNIVLRWYADQWER from the coding sequence GTGAATGCGGTCCAGGCCAGCGTCACCGTCCCGGTCGACCCGGCGACCGCCTTCCGGATCTTCACCGACGAGATCGACAGCTGGTACGTCCGCGGCCGCCACAGCTGGGTCGACCCCGACCGCGCCGTCGGCATCCGGTTCCAGGACGGCTACCTGCGCGAGCTGTGGTCCGACGGCGGCCACGTCGACACCGGCAAGATCATCATGTGGGAGCCCCCGCGCCGCCTCGTCTGGGCGGACCTCATCAACGAGACCGGGCAGATGGAGATCGAGGTGGCCTTCAGCCCGGTCGACGGCGGCACCGAGGTCGTGCTGGAACACCGCGGCCTGGACACGCTGCCGCCCGACGTGGCCGGGCGGATCCGGCGCGGCTACTCCTGGAACATCGTCCTGCGCTGGTACGCCGACCAGTGGGAGCGCTAG
- a CDS encoding ArsR/SmtB family transcription factor: protein MAELDATLAALADPTRRKVIDLLRQGPRPAGELAQAVQMSAPALSRHLRVLRAGGLVHAETGGTDARLRLYTLRPEPFAALQAWLDQVQAFWAEQLGSFKEHVERTQEDTS, encoded by the coding sequence ATGGCGGAGCTCGACGCGACGCTGGCGGCGCTCGCCGACCCGACCCGGCGCAAGGTGATCGACCTGCTGCGCCAGGGCCCGCGCCCGGCCGGCGAGCTGGCCCAGGCCGTGCAGATGAGCGCCCCCGCCCTCAGCAGGCACCTGCGCGTGCTGCGGGCCGGCGGGCTCGTACACGCCGAGACCGGCGGGACCGACGCCCGGCTGCGCCTCTACACGCTGCGCCCCGAGCCGTTCGCGGCGCTGCAGGCGTGGCTGGACCAGGTGCAGGCGTTCTGGGCCGAGCAGCTGGGCTCGTTCAAGGAACACGTCGAACGCACGCAGGAGGACACTTCGTGA
- a CDS encoding VOC family protein yields the protein MSVELGYYTLSVADLDRAAAFYGALFGWEFTREHERYLHVTNTAVPMGFVSDGPSSQPNLYYHVSDIDAAVEQVRKLGGSTGEMFESKSGHGCTCTDDQGTQISLWQPAPGFA from the coding sequence ATGAGTGTCGAGCTCGGCTACTACACCCTGTCGGTCGCGGACCTGGACCGGGCGGCCGCCTTCTACGGGGCGTTGTTCGGCTGGGAGTTCACCCGCGAGCACGAGCGGTATCTGCACGTCACCAACACGGCCGTGCCGATGGGCTTCGTGTCCGACGGGCCGTCCTCGCAGCCGAACCTGTACTACCACGTGAGCGACATCGACGCGGCCGTCGAGCAGGTGCGCAAGCTCGGCGGCAGCACCGGCGAGATGTTCGAGAGCAAGTCCGGGCACGGCTGCACCTGTACCGATGACCAGGGGACGCAGATCAGCCTGTGGCAGCCCGCCCCCGGCTTCGCATAG
- a CDS encoding cupin domain-containing protein, with amino-acid sequence MIEVKSIDKPDERRDFPRGHLDVCNLTGLTFGVATFDPGWRWSESVKPIAGTESCEVHHNGFVVQGRLRIRMNDGGEAEVGPGDVFVCRPGHDAWVVGDEQCIVYDFAGGMAEYAKASTSG; translated from the coding sequence ATGATCGAGGTCAAGAGCATCGACAAGCCGGACGAACGCCGTGACTTCCCGCGGGGCCACCTGGACGTGTGCAACCTCACCGGGCTCACCTTCGGGGTGGCCACGTTCGACCCCGGGTGGCGCTGGTCGGAATCGGTCAAGCCCATCGCCGGGACGGAGTCCTGCGAGGTCCACCACAACGGATTCGTGGTCCAGGGCCGGCTGCGCATCCGGATGAACGACGGCGGCGAAGCCGAGGTGGGCCCGGGAGACGTGTTCGTCTGCCGGCCGGGGCACGACGCCTGGGTGGTCGGCGACGAGCAGTGCATCGTCTACGACTTCGCCGGCGGCATGGCCGAGTACGCCAAGGCGTCCACGAGCGGCTAG
- a CDS encoding pyridoxamine 5'-phosphate oxidase family protein, whose protein sequence is MAAWQEFERQAPELAAVARTLMDGYRHKVLATLRKDGSPRVSGIETSFRDGELWTGSMAGAVKAADLRRDPRMALHVTSLAPEGADPSGWEGDLKLAGRAVEITDAGVLASFEMPGTDSHLFRVELTEVVWTRVEGDEIVMDAWREGIGVRQIRRK, encoded by the coding sequence ATGGCTGCATGGCAGGAGTTCGAGCGGCAGGCGCCGGAGCTGGCGGCGGTGGCGCGCACGCTGATGGACGGCTACCGGCACAAGGTGCTGGCGACGCTGCGCAAGGACGGATCGCCGCGGGTCAGCGGCATCGAGACGAGCTTCAGGGACGGCGAGCTGTGGACGGGGTCGATGGCCGGCGCGGTCAAGGCGGCCGACCTGCGGCGGGATCCGCGCATGGCGCTGCACGTCACCTCCCTCGCGCCCGAAGGCGCCGATCCGTCGGGATGGGAGGGCGACCTGAAGCTGGCCGGGCGGGCAGTGGAGATCACCGACGCGGGCGTGCTGGCGTCGTTCGAGATGCCGGGCACGGACTCGCACCTGTTCAGGGTCGAGCTGACGGAGGTGGTGTGGACGAGGGTCGAGGGCGACGAGATCGTCATGGACGCCTGGCGCGAGGGGATCGGGGTGCGGCAGATCCGCCGTAAATGA
- a CDS encoding SDR family NAD(P)-dependent oxidoreductase yields the protein MSDYLRELFSLHGRRALVTGGSSGIGYAMAEAIGRAGAEVVLVARRPHELDQAVTRLREHGVTATRISADLGERDDVQHVCDRAGDIDILVNDAANNIRKPMADLTPDDYEQTIAVNLTAPYLLGQHFGPKMAARGWGRIINVGSQQTVSAFGDSGVYGAAKAALGGLTRSQAEAWSAGGVCVNTIIPGFVLTPLTEPAQAIPGRVEALAARHMVGRNGVPADFAGAAVFLAGEACAFVTGQMLFVDGGFSVH from the coding sequence GTGTCTGACTATCTGCGGGAGCTGTTCTCCCTCCACGGCCGCCGCGCCCTCGTCACCGGCGGCAGCTCCGGCATCGGGTACGCCATGGCCGAGGCGATCGGCCGCGCCGGCGCCGAGGTCGTCCTGGTCGCCCGCAGGCCGCACGAGCTCGACCAGGCCGTCACCCGGCTGCGCGAGCACGGCGTCACCGCCACCCGCATCAGCGCCGACCTCGGCGAACGCGACGACGTCCAGCACGTCTGCGACCGCGCCGGAGACATCGACATCCTCGTCAACGACGCCGCCAACAACATCCGCAAGCCCATGGCCGACCTCACGCCCGACGACTACGAGCAGACCATCGCCGTCAACCTCACCGCCCCCTACCTCCTCGGCCAGCACTTCGGGCCGAAGATGGCCGCACGCGGCTGGGGCCGCATCATCAACGTCGGCTCGCAGCAGACCGTCAGCGCCTTCGGCGACAGCGGCGTGTACGGCGCCGCCAAGGCCGCCCTCGGCGGGCTGACCCGCTCCCAGGCCGAGGCGTGGTCGGCCGGCGGGGTGTGCGTCAACACGATCATCCCCGGATTCGTGCTGACCCCGCTGACCGAGCCCGCTCAGGCCATCCCCGGCCGGGTCGAAGCCCTCGCCGCCCGCCACATGGTCGGCCGCAACGGCGTACCCGCGGACTTCGCCGGAGCGGCGGTGTTCCTCGCCGGCGAGGCCTGCGCCTTCGTCACCGGCCAGATGTTGTTCGTCGACGGCGGCTTCTCCGTCCACTGA
- a CDS encoding LacI family DNA-binding transcriptional regulator, producing the protein MATRERPRRVTIADVARHAGVSTTAVSKVLRSAYGVSPAMRERVKAAIEELGYRPHAAARAMRGRTFTIGVLLPDLRNPFFPDILDGLSEQLAGTDYQVIMVQGGPDVTAETRAIDALVDRQVDGILMIAPRVRRVRLEDVAAQMPTVVLGLHEKSALYDVVHDDDELGAELVVRHLIGLGHRRIAHIGYTPGSRERAVGVLDAIRAETYARVMREHGLQSQIAVARAAYTEEAGYRGARELLERSPRPTAIFAGADLAALGALRALHEAGLSVPADVSLAGYDNTRLAALSSISLTSVDQDGAVMGRTAGRLLLERIEGRTSSVRFSVTPSLVPRRSTGPPAPEA; encoded by the coding sequence ATGGCCACGCGCGAGCGGCCGCGGCGGGTGACGATCGCCGATGTGGCGCGCCACGCCGGGGTGTCCACGACGGCGGTGTCGAAGGTGCTGCGCAGCGCCTATGGGGTCAGCCCGGCCATGCGGGAGCGGGTCAAGGCCGCGATCGAGGAGCTCGGCTACCGGCCGCATGCGGCGGCGCGGGCGATGCGGGGGCGGACGTTCACGATCGGGGTGCTGCTTCCCGATCTGCGCAATCCGTTCTTTCCCGACATCCTCGATGGGCTGTCCGAGCAGCTCGCCGGCACCGACTACCAGGTGATCATGGTGCAGGGCGGCCCGGATGTCACAGCGGAGACCCGGGCCATCGACGCGCTGGTGGACCGGCAGGTGGACGGCATCCTCATGATCGCGCCACGGGTGCGGCGGGTGCGGCTGGAGGACGTGGCGGCGCAGATGCCGACGGTGGTGCTGGGCCTGCACGAGAAGTCGGCGCTGTACGACGTGGTGCACGACGACGACGAGCTCGGCGCGGAGCTGGTGGTGCGGCATCTGATCGGGCTGGGGCACCGGCGGATCGCGCACATCGGCTACACGCCGGGCTCCCGGGAGCGGGCCGTGGGAGTGCTGGATGCGATCAGGGCGGAGACGTACGCGCGGGTGATGCGCGAGCACGGCCTGCAGAGCCAGATCGCGGTGGCGCGGGCCGCCTACACCGAGGAGGCCGGCTACCGGGGGGCGCGGGAGCTGCTCGAACGGTCGCCGCGTCCGACGGCGATCTTCGCGGGGGCGGATCTGGCGGCGCTGGGGGCGTTGCGGGCGTTGCACGAGGCGGGGTTGTCGGTGCCGGCGGACGTGTCGCTGGCCGGGTACGACAACACGCGTCTGGCCGCCTTGTCGAGCATCTCGCTGACGAGCGTGGACCAGGACGGCGCGGTCATGGGGCGGACGGCGGGGCGGCTGCTGCTCGAACGTATCGAGGGGCGGACGTCGTCGGTGCGTTTCTCGGTCACGCCGAGCCTGGTGCCCCGCCGCTCCACGGGCCCGCCCGCCCCGGAGGCGTGA
- a CDS encoding lanthionine synthetase LanC family protein, whose product MASAWREMADVTFHRGLGGVAVALCEAGWVLGDGVAEEAAAAAMERVARSARPMEGGAGWSGDPALRADGGVVLALLRAASMLGVPAYEELAVEAGARAARLAVPGHRFGHCPGLPEDAVTPGFLAGTAGTAYVLARLYGATGQERFLEAARRGAAFVREVSVVSGATALVPHHLPQGRELHYLGYCSGSAGVARMFYELYRVAGDAGDLEWAERLAGGVMASGVPWRRVPGLWETACQCCGAAGLVELFTGLWAATGRAAYLEFAQVLGEHLAGRALEDGGGGLRWYQAYRRLRPGEVSADTGYMAGAAGIGAAMLHLEAALRGGRARRVVLLPDNPFPEIPVPAGTSRA is encoded by the coding sequence CTGGCCTCGGCCTGGCGCGAGATGGCGGATGTGACGTTCCACCGTGGGCTGGGCGGTGTCGCGGTGGCGTTGTGCGAGGCCGGTTGGGTGCTGGGGGACGGCGTCGCGGAGGAGGCCGCTGCGGCGGCGATGGAACGGGTGGCGCGCTCGGCCCGGCCGATGGAGGGCGGGGCGGGCTGGTCGGGGGATCCGGCGCTGCGCGCCGATGGGGGCGTGGTGCTGGCGCTGCTGCGGGCGGCGTCGATGCTGGGCGTGCCGGCCTATGAGGAGCTGGCGGTGGAGGCGGGGGCGCGGGCGGCGCGGCTGGCGGTGCCGGGGCACCGGTTCGGCCACTGCCCGGGGTTGCCGGAGGATGCGGTGACGCCGGGTTTCCTGGCCGGTACGGCGGGGACGGCGTACGTGCTGGCCCGCCTGTACGGGGCGACGGGGCAGGAGCGCTTCCTGGAGGCGGCGCGCCGGGGAGCGGCGTTCGTGCGTGAGGTGAGCGTGGTCAGCGGCGCGACGGCGCTGGTGCCGCATCACCTGCCGCAGGGCAGGGAGCTGCACTATCTGGGCTACTGCTCGGGCTCGGCCGGGGTGGCGCGGATGTTCTACGAGCTGTACCGGGTGGCGGGCGATGCGGGCGACCTGGAGTGGGCCGAGCGGCTGGCGGGCGGGGTGATGGCCAGCGGCGTGCCGTGGCGGCGGGTGCCGGGGCTGTGGGAGACCGCCTGCCAGTGTTGCGGGGCGGCGGGGCTGGTGGAGTTGTTCACCGGGTTGTGGGCGGCGACGGGGCGGGCGGCGTACCTGGAGTTCGCGCAGGTGCTGGGGGAGCATCTGGCAGGGCGGGCCCTTGAGGACGGCGGCGGAGGGTTGCGCTGGTATCAGGCCTATCGGCGGCTTCGTCCCGGTGAGGTGAGCGCCGACACGGGCTATATGGCGGGTGCGGCGGGGATCGGCGCGGCGATGCTGCATCTGGAGGCGGCGCTGCGCGGTGGGCGGGCGCGGCGGGTGGTGTTGCTGCCGGACAATCCGTTCCCGGAGATCCCGGTGCCGGCGGGCACGTCACGCGCGTAG